Proteins encoded together in one Triticum dicoccoides isolate Atlit2015 ecotype Zavitan chromosome 7B, WEW_v2.0, whole genome shotgun sequence window:
- the LOC119341579 gene encoding ATP synthase subunit 9, mitochondrial-like — protein MLEGAKSIGARAATIALAGAAVGIRNVLSSLIHSVARNPLLAKQSFGYAILGFALTEAIALFAPMMAFLISFVFRSHKKS, from the coding sequence TGCTAAATCAATAGGTGCCAGAGCTGCTACAATTGCTTTAGCCGGAGCTGCTGTCGGTATTAGAAACGTCCTCAGTTCTTTGATTCATTCCGTGGCGCGAAATCCATTATTGGCTAAACAATCATTTGGTTATGCCATTTTGGGCTTTGCTCTCACCGAAGCTATTGCATTGTTTGCCCCAATGATGGCCTTTCTGATCTCATTCGTTTTCCGATCGCATAAAAAGTCATGA